Below is a window of Myxococcota bacterium DNA.
CTCGGCATGACGCACCTGATCGCCCGCACCCAGCTCCCCGGCGCCGAGGAGACGGAGCTGCTCGAAGGCCTCGAGCACGTGGCGGGCCTGTTTGCCTGACCGATGAACGAGCGCATCCCCGTGCTCATCGTTTCGGGCTTCCTCGGTAGCGGGAAGACGACGCTCGTTCGGCATCTGTTGGCCGACGCCCAGCGCACCGGCGTCCGGCTCGCTGTGGTGTCGAACGAGTTCGGAGAGCTCGGCGTCGACGCGACGCTCTTCACCGCGGCGCGCGAAGACTACGTGGAGCTCTCGGGCGGCTGCATCTGCTGCAAGCTCTCCGACGCGCTCGTCGAGACCCTGCAAGAAATCCGCGAGCGCTCGAACCCGGATCGCATCGTGATCGAGACCTCCGGCGTCGCCCTTCCCTTCGACACCCAGCTCCAGCTCTGGCGGGATCCCGTACGAGATTGGGTGTCCGACGACGTCGCGGTCGTGGTGGTGAATGCCGAGCAGGTCGCGACGGGACGCGACCTCGACGACACCTTCGAGCAACAGGTCTCGTCCGCGGACCTCTTGTTGCTGAACCAGGTCGACCAGGTTCCCGAAGACGCGCTGCCCCGGCTCGAAGACACCCTGCGCGAGCTCGAACCCGAAGCGCCGATCCTGCGCGCGAACCACGCCCGCGTGGCGCCGGATCTGCTGTTCCCGCCCGACCCCGAGGGCCTGCGCCAGCGCCGACGCGCAGACGGCGAGAGCGCCGCCCCCCACACCCACGAGCCCTTCGCCTCCGAGGAGCTCGCGGTGCCCGACGGCATCTCCGAGGCGGCACTGCTCGAACGACTCTCGAACCTGGGCGCGTTGCGCGCGAAGGGGTTCGTGGTCACCGACGCCGGGCTGCGGGTGGTCCAGGGGGTCGGCGCGCGCGTTCAGCTCGAGGTGCCCGACTTCGAGGTACCCGCCGAACAGCGCGGTCGCATCGTCGTGATCCGCCGCGCTGGCAGCGCCGCGGTTCCGCACGGAAGCCCTGCCGCGTGAACCTCGGCGAGCGCATCACCGCCGCCGCGGATGCCGACGCGATCCTCGACCGCTTCCTCGCCTGGGTGAGCGATCAGGGTATCTCTCCCTATCCGGAGCAAGAGGAGGCCATCCTCGAGCTCCTGGCGGGGCACCACGTGGTGCTCTCGACGCCGACGGGCTCGGGGAAATCCCTGGTCGCGCTCGCGCTGCATTTCAGAGCGCTGTGCGACGGCGAGCGATCCTTCTACACCGCACCGGTCAAGGCACTCGTCAGTGAGAAGTTCTTCGCGCTGTGCGACACCTTCGGCGCCGACAGGGTCGGCATGCTGACGGGCGACGCGAGCATCAACCCGGATGCTCCGGTGATCTGCTGCACCACCGAGGTGCTCGCCAACATGGCGGTGCGCGGCGGCGAGAGCACCGACGCCCCCTGCGTGGTGCTCGACGAGTTCCACTTCTACGACGACGTGGAGCGCGGCATGGCCTGGCAGCTGCCGCTCCTCGTGCTGCGCCACTCCCAGTTCCTGTTGATGTCGGCGACCATCGGAAACACCGACGGACTCGAGCGACAGCTCGCCGGCTTCACCCAGCGCGATGTCGCCCACGTCCACTCGGATCTGCGCCCGGTCCCGCTCGAGTTCGAGTACCGGGAGACGCCACTCCACGAGACCCTCGAGGACCTGATCCGACGCGACCTGGCGCCGGTCTACGTCGTCAACTTCACCCAGCGCGAGTGCGGAGAACTCGCCCAGGGGGCGACCAGCGCCAACCTCGCCGACCGCGAGGCCCGCCGCGCGATCGCCGAGGAGGTCGGCGACTTCCGCTTCGACTCGGCCTACGGCCGCGACGTGAAGCGCTTCCTCTCCCACGGCATCGGCATCCACCATGCGGGGCTGCTGCCGAAGTACCGGCTCCTCGTCGAGCGCCTGGCCCAGCAGGGCCTGTTGCGGGTGATCTTCGGGACGGACACGCTCGGAGTTGGCGTGAACGTGCCGATCCGCACCGTCGTCTTGAACAAGCTGTCGAAGTTCGACGGGGAGAAGGTGGCGCTGCTGCGCTCGCGCGAGTTTCGTCAGATCGCGGGACGCGCGGGGCGCAAGGGCTTCGACGACCGCGGCATGGTGATCTGCCAGGCGCCGGAACACGTGATCGAGAACCTCCGCCAGGAAGCGAAACAGCGCGAGTCGGGGAAGAAGAAGCCGCCGCGTCGCAAGCCCGCCCCGGCGGGCTTCGTCCCCTGGAACGCCGAGATCTTCGACACGCTCGTCGAGAAACCGCCCGAGATGCTGCGATCGCGTTTTCAGGTCGACCATGGCCTCGTGCTCGGCGTGCTCCAGCGCGATGGCAGGGCGGACTACGCGGCGGTCGCGCGGCTGATCGAGCGCTCCCACGAATCAGACGCCTCGAAGGCGCGACAGCGACGCCAATCGGCCCAGTTGTTTCGCTCCCTCGTCCAGGCAGACCTCGTCGAGCTGGTTCCCGCGCCGAACGGACGCGAGATCCGCGTGAGCCCCGAACTCCAGGCGGACTTCTCGCTCCACGACACCCTCTCCCTCTTCCTCGTCGAGGCGGTCGACGCCCTCGACCCCGACAGCGACACCTACCCCCTCGAACTCCTCAGCGTGGTCGAGGCCGTGCAGGAGAACCCGCGTGCGATCCTGCGCGAGCAGGAGCGCCGCGAGAAGGGCGAGTGCATCGCGCGCTGGAAGGCCGAGGGCGTCGAGTACGACGAGCGAATGCGCCGCCTCGAAGAGGTGAGCTACCCGAAACCCGAAGAGGAGTTCCTCCGCGGGGCGTTCGCCGTGTTCGCCGAGCAGCATCCGTGGGCCCGGGAGGACGCGATCCGCCCGAAAGGCATCGCCCGGGAGATGGTCGAGAGCTTCCGGAGCTTCGACGACTACGTCCGCGAACTCTCGCTCGCGCGCGGTGAAGGCGTGCTGCTCCGCTACCTGAGCCAGGTCCACAACGCGCTCGTCAAGACCATCCCCGAGGCGGCGAAGACCGACGCCGTGATCGAGGTGATCGCTTTCCTGCGCTCGACCCTGGCGGCGGTGGACACGAGCCTGCTGGAGGCCTGGGAGGCGCTGGTCGCTCCGGACGCGACTCGCGAACGCGCGGCGACCCCCGAACCGCCGCGCTTCGACCTCGCCGCCCAACCGCGCCTGCTGCGCGCGAGGGTCCGCTCGGAACTCCTGGCCATCGTGCGCGCTCTGTCCCACCGCGACTACGGGGGCGCTCTCGAGTGGTTGTGCCCCGACGGCGAGGAGCGCTGGGATGCCGCGCGGCTCGAAGCCGACCTCGAGACCTTCCACGAGGAATACGGCGCCATCCTGTTCACCCCCGAGGCTCGGCAAGCCCATTGGACCCAGCTGAAGCCGGTCGCCGAGCGCCGCTGGCAGGTGTCCCAGGTGTTGCTCGACAGCGCTGGCGACCACCTCTGGGCCCTCCACGGCGAAGTCGACCTGCGGCAAGATCGCGAACCCGACGCCCCGCTCTTCCAGCTGCTGCGAATCGGCACCTAGCGCGCGCGAAGCCCTCGCGCGGTGGTCCGCCCACCCGGAAAGCCAGCTAGGCTCTGCGACCCTATGGCGCTCGACCTCTTCCTGATGGTGGTCGGCCTCACCCTGCTCATGGTCGGCGGCGAGGCCGTCGTTCGCGGAGCAACGGGACTCGCGCGCGCGCTGGGTGTCTCACCGCTCGTCATCGGCCTGACCGTCGTCGCCTTTGGAACGAGCGCGCCGGAGCTCGCGATCAACCTGATCGCCGCCTGGGACGGACGTCCGGCCATCTCCTTCGGCAACATCATCGGCTCCAACCTCGCGAACATCGGCGTGGTGGTGGGAGCAACCTCGCTGTTCCGCCCGATCCTGGTGAGGGGCGTCGTGATCGCGCGCGAGCTTCCCATGATGCTGCTGGCGACGGCCGCCGCCGTCGTGATGGGCTTCGATCGGGTGCTCGGCATGGGCACCGACGCCTTCGATCGCGCCGACGGCCTGATGCTGTTGATGCTCTTCCTCGTGTTCCTCTACTACACGATCGGCGACTTCGTGCGTGAGCGGAGGAGCGCCAACGGGGCCGCGGACGAGGACGAGGAGCAGAGCGCCGCAGCCGAGGCATTGGGCAAGAACGCTCTCATCACGCTCGCCGGACTCGTCGGCCTGGTGGGAGGCGCGGAGATCACGGTCGACGCGGCCGTCGATCTGGCACGCGCCTTCGGTGTCCCCGAGGTCGTGATCGGGCTCACCGTGCTGGCGATCGGAACCAGCCTCCCCGAACTCGTGGCGTCGATCCTCGCCACCGCCCGGGGCCACGCCGATCTCGCCGTCGGCAACGTGGTGGGATCGAACATCTTCAACCTGCTCCTCGTCTGCGGCATCACCTCGCTCGTCACGCCGATCGTGATCCCGCCGGGCGGCCACCTCGACCTCTTGATGCTCGCCCTGTTGTCGCTCGTGCTCTTCGGCGTCGCGATGACCGGCAAGCGTCAGATCGTCCGCCTCGAAGCGGGCCTCTTGCTCTTCAGCTACATCGGCTATCTGACCTGGCGCGCCGGCCAGGCGATGCTCTAGCGCCGCCTCGACCGCGCGGTCTCGCGGGCGACCTGCGCCTTCGACGCCGCCCACCCGCAGATCGGACACGTTTCCAGATCGTGCCCCCGCGCCGGACAGTGTTCCCGTCCGAAGAAGATGATCTGCAGGTGCACCTTGCCCCAGGTCTCCGGGGGGAAGAGCTTCTTCAGATCGCGCTCGACTTCGACGACGTTTCGCGCCCGCGACAAGCCCCAACGTCCCGCCAGGCGGTGGATGTGGGTGTCGACGGGAAAGGCCGGCACACCGAAGGCCTGGGACATCACCACGCTTGCGGTCTTGTGTCCAACGCCCGGCAGGGACTCGAGCGCCCCGAGATCGGACGGAACGCGACCCTCGTACTCGTCGCGCAGGATCACCGAGAGTGCGCGGATGTTCTTCGCCTTCGCGGGGGCGAGACCGCAGGAGCGAATCATCCGCTGGATCTCGGACGCGCGCAGCTTCGCCATCGCATCCGGCGTCGAGGCGCGCGCGAAGAGCGCCGGCGTCACCTGGTTCACGCGCGCGTCCGTGCACTGGGCCGAGAGCAGCACCGCGACGAGCAGCGTGTAGGGATCCGTGTGATCGAGGGGAGCGTCGGGACGCGGGTAGCGCTCTTCGAGAATGGCAGCGATGCGCCGGGCTTTCTCAGCGCGCGTCACGCCGCCTCTCGGTCGCGGGTGGCGTCCTCGACGCGGCCCATGAAAGCCGCAAGGTTCGGGCGCTCTTGGATCAGACGCGACGCGCCGGGGATCGCATCCTTGCGCATCGTGAAGAGCATCGCGTAGACGCCGAGGTCGGCCATGCTCAACGTCTCGGAGTAGAAGAAGGGACGCGCGCCGAGGAAGTTGACCAGGTCATCCATGCGCAGCCCGAGCTCGCGCAGGAGCGCGGTGAGCGGACGCTCCCAGGTTCCTCCGGCGCGCAGCCAGGCGCCCAGCCGGCGTAGCGAACCCGACGTGGGCGACGGCGTGTCGTAGGTGCCGCCGTCCGAGCCCTCGGCGAGGGGCAGGCCCAGCTCTTCGCCGATCATTCGGCGGTACTTCAGGAAGTACCAGAGGAAGGATTCGTCGGCCCATTCCTCGAGCTGTCGCTGCTGATCGGCCACCATCGGGTCCCTCGAGAGCAGCGGGGGCTCGGGGAAGCGCTCGTCCAGTCGCAGCAGGATCTCGGTCGAGTCTTCGATGCCCTCACCGTCGAGGTCCAGGAAGGGAAGCAAGCCCGTCTTCGGGTTCCAGCGCGTGTAGTCTTCCTTCGACCGGGGCTCGCGCAGCTCGAAGGACACACCCTTGTAGAGCAGGGCGCGACGCACCTTCTCGGTGAAGGGAACACGAGCAGCCCCGTAGAGGACGATCATGCTTCGTCCGCTCCCCCTTGGCGCCGACCGCGCTCCTGGATGCCTGCCCGGCGATCGGCGATCGCCTCGGGCGTGACGCTCTCGAGGTGTCTCCGCGACAGACGCGTCTCGGTGCGCAACCCGTCGCCGAAGGTCTGGGCGTAGCCCTCGTCGATCATCTGCTTGTAGCGAACCAGGGACGCCGGATCGCAGGAGAGCATGTCGGCGGCCAGCGATTCGCACGCGGGCAGCAGCTCGCCAGGCGCGACGACGCGGTTCACGAGACCCCAGCGCTCGGCCTGGGCCGCATCGATGAAGTTCCCGGTGAAGGAGACCTCCTTCGCGCGTCCGATGCCGATGAGCCGCGAGAGCTTCTGGCTGAGCCCCCACCCGGGCACGATCCCGACGCGGGCGTGGGTGTCGGCGAAGACCGCCGCCTCGCTGGCGATCAACACGTCGCAGGCCAGCGCCAGCTCGAATCCGCCGGTGACCGCGAAGCCGTTGATGGCGCCGATGATCGGCCCCGGAAAGCGATGCAGCGCCGCAATCGTGTCCTCGTCCGACGCACCGGACGTGCCGAGCGGCGCGGCCGAGAGTTCCTTCAGGTCGAGCCCGGCCGAGAACGCCCGCCCCGCCCCGGTGAGGATCGCCACGCGCACGTCGGGATCGGCGGCGAGGCGATCGAAAGTGTCGCGAATCGCGTCGCGCAGCTCCGCGTTGAGCGCATTCAACGCGTCGGGCCGATTCAGGGTGATCCGGGCGAGGCCGCCGGACATCTCGACGAGCAGGATGGACATGAGCCCCTGGCAAGAGGGGCGGAGGATAACCAATGCCGGTTGGGCAGCCGAACTGGCGCCAGGGACCTGACACCGTGATGGCGAATCGGCGACAATCCGGCGCGTGCCCCCGTCGAGTGACACCTATCCGAAGATCTACGCCGTGGTGAAGCGCATTCCGAGGGGTCGGGTGGCCACCTACGGGCAGGTCGCCGAGCTCGCCGGCCTGGGTCGCGCGGCGCGGCAGGTGGGGTACGCCCTGCACGCGCTGCGGAGCGATCCGGCGCGACTGCCCTGGCACCGGGTGATCAACGCCCAGGGCCGCGTGAGCGTGCGGAGCGAACCGGGCGGCGACTCGATCCAGCGGCAGCTCCTGGAGCGCGAAGGCATCGAGTTCGATGCGCAGGGTCGCGTGCCCCTCGATCGGGTGCGCTGGCGCCCGCGGAGCCGCCGATGAAGCGCGCCCTCGGTCTCCTGGCGATCGTCCTCCTCGCGCTCCTCGCCGTGGGCGCGTGGCGCGCCTGGCAGCTGCCCTCCCGGCAGCTCGAGGCCGCGCCCCTCGAGGATCCGGCGATCGATGCCGATCGCGTGGCCGGGATCCTCGGCCGGACCCTCGTGCATCGGACGATCTCGCACTACGACCGGGAGCGGGTCGAGACCGCCGCCTTCGAAGCCCTGCAGAGCGAACTCGACCAGTCCTTCCCCCGGGTCCACGCCACCCTGGCCGTCGAACGCTTCTCCGATTGGAGCCTGCTCTACCACTGGCCCGGTAGCGACCCGTCCCTGGAGCCGATCCTGCTGGCGGCCCATCAAGACGTGGTGCCCGTCGACCCCAGCACGGCCGACCAGTGGGAGCAGCCGCCGTTCTCCGGCGCGATCGTGGCCGGCGAGATCTGGGGCCGCGGCGCCCTCGACGACAAGGGCAGCCTCGTGTGCGTGCTCGAAGCCGTCGAAGGACTCCTGGCCGAGGGGTTCTCCCCCGCGCGCGGCGTGTACCTCGCGTTCGGCCACGACGAAGAGGTCGGAGGCCACCGCGGCGCCGAGGTGATGGCGAAGGCGCTCGAGGCACGCGGTGTGCGTCTGGAGTGGGTGCTCGACGAGGGCGGCGTCGTGGTGCGCGACCTCGTCGACGGCTTCGACGATCCGATCGCCTTGATCGGCGTCGCCGAGAAGGGATCGGTCAGTCTGGCCCTCATCAACGAAGGCCCCGGCGGCCATTCGTCGATCCCGCCCGCCCAGACCGCGGTGGGCATCGTCGCGGCCGGGGTCCAGGCGCTCGAGCAGCAGAAACCGGAAGCGGATCTCGTCCAGACCACGCGTTCGACGATCGCGTTCCTCGCGCCCGAGCTCCCCTTCGCGTTCCGCTTCGTGCTCGCCAACCTGGGCGTCTTCGAAGGCTGGCTGCTGCGCGGGGCGAGCCACCTGCCGCCGCTCGACGCCGCGAACCGCACCACCACGGCTGCCACCATCTTCCATGGCGGCACCAAGGAGAACGTGCTGCCGCGTCGTGCCGAAGCCGTCGTGAACTTCCGGATCCGCCCGGGCGACAGCGTCGCGAGCATCACCGAGCACGTGCGAGCCACGGTCGCCGACCCTCGGATTCGCGTAGAAGTGGCCGGCGGCACGACGCCGCGCGAGCCGAGCCCCGAGTCGTCGGTGGACAGCGACGCCTTCGCGATCCTGCAGCAGTCGATCCACGCCCAGTTCTCCGACGCACTCGTCCTCCCCTATCTCGTGGTGGGCGGCACCGACGCCCGGCACTACGCGCGCGTCTCGGATGACGTCTATCGCTTCCTGCCGTTCCGCATCGCCGACTCGGAGCGGTCGCGCCTCCACGGGATCAACGAGCGCGTCGCCATCGACGACCTCGTGGCCGGCGTGCGTTTCTACCGCGACGCGATCCTGCGCTCCCAGCCAGGCGCTGGGACGATCACGCCCTAGCGGGTTGCTGAAGATCTCTGGACCGAGCCATGCGAGCGAGTTCCGGTGGCCTTCGAGGCGACGAAACCTAGGGCTGCAACAGCACCTTCCCCGTCGTGGCCCGCCCTTCGAGGGCGCGGTGGGCGTCGGCGGCCGCGGCCAGGGGGAACTCGGCGCCGATGCGAACGTCGAGGGCACCCGACGCCACGGCTTCGAGCACGGCGCCGGCGCGCAGCTCGAGTTCGGCGCGATCGGCGGCGTAGTGCGCGAGGGAAGGTCGCGTCACGAAGAGCGAGCCCTGGGCATTCAAGCGGCCGAGATCGAAGGGCGGGACGGGGCCCGAGGACTGGCCGTAGAGCACCAGGAGGCCGCGCGGCCGCAGGCAGGTGAGGCTGCCCTCGAAGGTCGTCGCGCCAACCGAGTCGTACACGACGTCGACCCCGCGGCCGTCGGTGAGTTCCTGCACGGCCTCGGCGAAGTCGACCTCCGTGTAACGGACGACGTGCTCGGCCCCGGCGCCGCGCGCGAGGGCTTCTTTCTCGGCGGTCGAACAGGTGCCGATCACCCGAGCACCGGCGCGCGCCAGCGTTTGCACGAGCAGCAGACCCGCACCGCCCGCCGCCGCGTGTACCAACGCCCAGTCGCCAGCGCGGGTCTCACGACAGCCGTGCACGAGGTAGTGGGCCGTCATGCCCTGCAGCATCGAAGCGGCGGCCACCGCGTCGGACACTGCCTCGGGGACGCGCACCAACAGGTCCGCGGGTGCGAGGAGACCCGTGGCGTATGAGCCCGGCGCCATCGCCCAGGCCACGCGATCGCCGGGGGAGAGGTCGCGCACCCCTGCACCCACCGACTCGACCACCCCCGCCCCTTCGAGCCCGAGCACGAAGGGCGTGGGCCGCGGGTAGAGCCCCGTCCGGAAGTAGACGTCGATGAAGTTCACGCCGCAAGCACGGGTTTCGACCCGCACCTGGCCCGGCCCGGGCTCCGGCAGGCTGGCTTCCCGGTAGTCGAGAGCCTCGGCGCCGCCCGTCGCGTCGACGTGGATCGCCTGGATCTTCACCGAGGCTCCTCGCGAGAGGCATCGGCGTAGCGCGCCTGTTCCGCTTCGTAGGCGTCGAAGCCCACGATCTCGCGCAGCTCGGCGAAGGGCAAGAGCCCTTCGACCTGGGTTCCGTCGCCGAGCGCCGCGAGCGCCTGTTGCATGGCGCGCGTCGCGGCGGACAGGAGCGTGAGCGGATAGGCCGCGATGCGATAGCCGAGCGACTCCAGGCGATTCGGCGGGAGGATCGGCGTATCGCCGCCTTCGACCATGTTCGCCATCTGGGGGACCGACGTCGCGCCGCACACCCGCTCCATCTCCGCCTCACTCGTCGGCGCTTCGACGAAGAGCAGATCGACGCCGAGATCGGCGAAGGCCTGGGCGCGCCAGAGCGCTTCGTCGAGCCCGTGGGTGGCGCGGGCGTCGGTGCGCGCCATGATGAGGACGTCGGCGCCGGCATCGCGGGCGTCCACCGCCGCGCGCACGCGCGACAGGGCTTCGTCGCGTTCGACCACCTGTTTCCCGCGCGTGTGACCGCAGCGCTTCGGCGCGCGCTGGTCCTCGATCATGGCGCAAGCGAACCCCGCCGCGGCATAGCCTGCGACGGTGCGACGCACGTTCATCGGGTTTCCGTAGCCCGTGTCCGCATCGCCGATCACGGGGAACGAGACGGCACTGCAGATCTGACGCCCCTGATCCTGCATCTCGCCGTAGGAGAGCAAGCCCGTGTCGGGAAAGCCGCGCGCCGCGGCGACGGCGAAACCGCTCATGAAGGTCAGGGGGAAGCCGGCGCGTTCGATGAGGCGCGCGGTGTGGGCGTCGTAGCAACAGGGCATCCGCAGCAGTGCGGAGCCCTCCAACAGTGTCCGCAACCGGTCGGCGGGGGACGTACGGGTCATGTCTCAACTCTCTCGGCCAACACGCGCAGCACTGGCGTCGTTCGGAATCGCGACCGGGATGGCTTCGTCGGGC
It encodes the following:
- a CDS encoding DUF3516 domain-containing protein translates to MNLGERITAAADADAILDRFLAWVSDQGISPYPEQEEAILELLAGHHVVLSTPTGSGKSLVALALHFRALCDGERSFYTAPVKALVSEKFFALCDTFGADRVGMLTGDASINPDAPVICCTTEVLANMAVRGGESTDAPCVVLDEFHFYDDVERGMAWQLPLLVLRHSQFLLMSATIGNTDGLERQLAGFTQRDVAHVHSDLRPVPLEFEYRETPLHETLEDLIRRDLAPVYVVNFTQRECGELAQGATSANLADREARRAIAEEVGDFRFDSAYGRDVKRFLSHGIGIHHAGLLPKYRLLVERLAQQGLLRVIFGTDTLGVGVNVPIRTVVLNKLSKFDGEKVALLRSREFRQIAGRAGRKGFDDRGMVICQAPEHVIENLRQEAKQRESGKKKPPRRKPAPAGFVPWNAEIFDTLVEKPPEMLRSRFQVDHGLVLGVLQRDGRADYAAVARLIERSHESDASKARQRRQSAQLFRSLVQADLVELVPAPNGREIRVSPELQADFSLHDTLSLFLVEAVDALDPDSDTYPLELLSVVEAVQENPRAILREQERREKGECIARWKAEGVEYDERMRRLEEVSYPKPEEEFLRGAFAVFAEQHPWAREDAIRPKGIAREMVESFRSFDDYVRELSLARGEGVLLRYLSQVHNALVKTIPEAAKTDAVIEVIAFLRSTLAAVDTSLLEAWEALVAPDATRERAATPEPPRFDLAAQPRLLRARVRSELLAIVRALSHRDYGGALEWLCPDGEERWDAARLEADLETFHEEYGAILFTPEARQAHWTQLKPVAERRWQVSQVLLDSAGDHLWALHGEVDLRQDREPDAPLFQLLRIGT
- a CDS encoding calcium/sodium antiporter, with translation MALDLFLMVVGLTLLMVGGEAVVRGATGLARALGVSPLVIGLTVVAFGTSAPELAINLIAAWDGRPAISFGNIIGSNLANIGVVVGATSLFRPILVRGVVIARELPMMLLATAAAVVMGFDRVLGMGTDAFDRADGLMLLMLFLVFLYYTIGDFVRERRSANGAADEDEEQSAAAEALGKNALITLAGLVGLVGGAEITVDAAVDLARAFGVPEVVIGLTVLAIGTSLPELVASILATARGHADLAVGNVVGSNIFNLLLVCGITSLVTPIVIPPGGHLDLLMLALLSLVLFGVAMTGKRQIVRLEAGLLLFSYIGYLTWRAGQAML
- a CDS encoding glutathione S-transferase family protein, whose translation is MIVLYGAARVPFTEKVRRALLYKGVSFELREPRSKEDYTRWNPKTGLLPFLDLDGEGIEDSTEILLRLDERFPEPPLLSRDPMVADQQRQLEEWADESFLWYFLKYRRMIGEELGLPLAEGSDGGTYDTPSPTSGSLRRLGAWLRAGGTWERPLTALLRELGLRMDDLVNFLGARPFFYSETLSMADLGVYAMLFTMRKDAIPGASRLIQERPNLAAFMGRVEDATRDREAA
- a CDS encoding MGMT family protein — translated: MPPSSDTYPKIYAVVKRIPRGRVATYGQVAELAGLGRAARQVGYALHALRSDPARLPWHRVINAQGRVSVRSEPGGDSIQRQLLEREGIEFDAQGRVPLDRVRWRPRSRR
- a CDS encoding M20/M25/M40 family metallo-hydrolase, with product MKRALGLLAIVLLALLAVGAWRAWQLPSRQLEAAPLEDPAIDADRVAGILGRTLVHRTISHYDRERVETAAFEALQSELDQSFPRVHATLAVERFSDWSLLYHWPGSDPSLEPILLAAHQDVVPVDPSTADQWEQPPFSGAIVAGEIWGRGALDDKGSLVCVLEAVEGLLAEGFSPARGVYLAFGHDEEVGGHRGAEVMAKALEARGVRLEWVLDEGGVVVRDLVDGFDDPIALIGVAEKGSVSLALINEGPGGHSSIPPAQTAVGIVAAGVQALEQQKPEADLVQTTRSTIAFLAPELPFAFRFVLANLGVFEGWLLRGASHLPPLDAANRTTTAATIFHGGTKENVLPRRAEAVVNFRIRPGDSVASITEHVRATVADPRIRVEVAGGTTPREPSPESSVDSDAFAILQQSIHAQFSDALVLPYLVVGGTDARHYARVSDDVYRFLPFRIADSERSRLHGINERVAIDDLVAGVRFYRDAILRSQPGAGTITP
- a CDS encoding GTP-binding protein; amino-acid sequence: MNERIPVLIVSGFLGSGKTTLVRHLLADAQRTGVRLAVVSNEFGELGVDATLFTAAREDYVELSGGCICCKLSDALVETLQEIRERSNPDRIVIETSGVALPFDTQLQLWRDPVRDWVSDDVAVVVVNAEQVATGRDLDDTFEQQVSSADLLLLNQVDQVPEDALPRLEDTLRELEPEAPILRANHARVAPDLLFPPDPEGLRQRRRADGESAAPHTHEPFASEELAVPDGISEAALLERLSNLGALRAKGFVVTDAGLRVVQGVGARVQLEVPDFEVPAEQRGRIVVIRRAGSAAVPHGSPAA
- a CDS encoding enoyl-CoA hydratase — translated: MSILLVEMSGGLARITLNRPDALNALNAELRDAIRDTFDRLAADPDVRVAILTGAGRAFSAGLDLKELSAAPLGTSGASDEDTIAALHRFPGPIIGAINGFAVTGGFELALACDVLIASEAAVFADTHARVGIVPGWGLSQKLSRLIGIGRAKEVSFTGNFIDAAQAERWGLVNRVVAPGELLPACESLAADMLSCDPASLVRYKQMIDEGYAQTFGDGLRTETRLSRRHLESVTPEAIADRRAGIQERGRRQGGADEA
- the nth gene encoding endonuclease III; protein product: MTRAEKARRIAAILEERYPRPDAPLDHTDPYTLLVAVLLSAQCTDARVNQVTPALFARASTPDAMAKLRASEIQRMIRSCGLAPAKAKNIRALSVILRDEYEGRVPSDLGALESLPGVGHKTASVVMSQAFGVPAFPVDTHIHRLAGRWGLSRARNVVEVERDLKKLFPPETWGKVHLQIIFFGREHCPARGHDLETCPICGWAASKAQVARETARSRRR
- a CDS encoding quinone oxidoreductase, which translates into the protein MQAIHVDATGGAEALDYREASLPEPGPGQVRVETRACGVNFIDVYFRTGLYPRPTPFVLGLEGAGVVESVGAGVRDLSPGDRVAWAMAPGSYATGLLAPADLLVRVPEAVSDAVAAASMLQGMTAHYLVHGCRETRAGDWALVHAAAGGAGLLLVQTLARAGARVIGTCSTAEKEALARGAGAEHVVRYTEVDFAEAVQELTDGRGVDVVYDSVGATTFEGSLTCLRPRGLLVLYGQSSGPVPPFDLGRLNAQGSLFVTRPSLAHYAADRAELELRAGAVLEAVASGALDVRIGAEFPLAAAADAHRALEGRATTGKVLLQP
- a CDS encoding isocitrate lyase/PEP mutase family protein; this encodes MTRTSPADRLRTLLEGSALLRMPCCYDAHTARLIERAGFPLTFMSGFAVAAARGFPDTGLLSYGEMQDQGRQICSAVSFPVIGDADTGYGNPMNVRRTVAGYAAAGFACAMIEDQRAPKRCGHTRGKQVVERDEALSRVRAAVDARDAGADVLIMARTDARATHGLDEALWRAQAFADLGVDLLFVEAPTSEAEMERVCGATSVPQMANMVEGGDTPILPPNRLESLGYRIAAYPLTLLSAATRAMQQALAALGDGTQVEGLLPFAELREIVGFDAYEAEQARYADASREEPR